A genomic stretch from Synergistota bacterium includes:
- the ftsH gene encoding ATP-dependent zinc metalloprotease FtsH — MNRLLRNLGLYLIFIVLVISMVNTFFSPQEGMKVSQRLSFSTFLNAVENGLVKEVVIEENTVKGIMKDGTVFTVNIVNDPSLPQILAKKGVKVEVEPPVKTPWWAQFFSSLFPTLLLIGAWIFILYHMQGGGGKVMSFGKSRAKLFLDNRPRVTFKDVAGIEEAKEELKEVIDYLKNPKKYQRMGAKIPKGILLLGSPGTGKTLLARAVAGEAEVPFFSVSGSDFVEMFVGVGAARVRDLFDQARRHAPCIIFIDEIDAVGRHRGAGLGGGHDEREQTLNQLLVEMDGFDMNQGIILIAATNRPDILDPALLRPGRFDRHIVVDKPDLKGREEILKVHCRDKPLASDVDLKVIARRTPGFVGADLANLVNEAALLAARRNKDKITMEEFEEAIDRVLAGPERRSRLISEKEKRIIAYHEAGHALVARMLPGVDPVHRISIIPRGHAALGYTLQLPTEDRYLTTKTELLNRIAVLLGGRVAEKIVFGDVTTGAQNDLERATAIAREMICEYGMSERLGPLTLGKKHRQVFLGKDIVEDRNYSEEVAYAIDQEIRQLIDKCYSMAEKVILENMDKLKRLAETLLDVEVLEGDDIDKILEGRELREDDGAIKSLEEKEKSLEEDVLKRPTVFPKPA; from the coding sequence ATGAATAGACTTTTGAGGAATCTTGGGTTGTATCTAATTTTTATAGTTTTAGTTATTTCAATGGTTAATACCTTTTTTTCTCCCCAAGAGGGGATGAAAGTTTCTCAACGTTTAAGTTTTAGTACTTTTTTAAATGCTGTTGAGAATGGGTTGGTTAAAGAAGTTGTAATAGAGGAAAATACCGTTAAAGGAATTATGAAGGATGGAACTGTATTCACAGTTAATATAGTTAATGATCCTTCTCTTCCTCAGATATTAGCCAAAAAGGGTGTTAAAGTTGAGGTTGAACCGCCTGTAAAAACTCCCTGGTGGGCTCAGTTTTTCTCTTCTCTTTTCCCTACGTTGCTTTTGATTGGAGCATGGATTTTTATCTTATATCATATGCAAGGTGGCGGGGGAAAGGTTATGTCTTTCGGAAAAAGCAGAGCTAAACTTTTCCTTGATAACCGTCCTAGAGTTACTTTTAAGGATGTGGCTGGCATAGAGGAAGCAAAGGAAGAGCTTAAGGAAGTAATAGATTATCTTAAAAATCCTAAGAAATACCAAAGGATGGGAGCAAAGATCCCTAAGGGTATTTTGCTTCTGGGATCACCAGGAACGGGCAAAACTCTTCTTGCTAGAGCAGTTGCTGGTGAAGCGGAAGTGCCTTTCTTTTCTGTAAGTGGTTCCGATTTTGTAGAGATGTTTGTAGGTGTAGGAGCTGCGAGGGTGAGAGATCTATTTGATCAAGCAAGGAGGCATGCTCCTTGTATTATTTTTATAGATGAAATAGATGCTGTTGGAAGGCATCGTGGAGCTGGTTTAGGTGGAGGTCATGACGAGAGAGAACAGACGCTTAATCAGCTTTTGGTTGAGATGGACGGGTTTGATATGAATCAAGGAATAATATTAATAGCTGCTACTAACAGGCCTGATATTCTTGATCCTGCTCTTTTACGGCCTGGAAGGTTTGATAGACACATAGTGGTAGATAAACCGGATCTTAAGGGGAGAGAGGAAATTCTTAAGGTTCATTGTAGAGATAAACCTTTGGCTTCCGATGTAGACCTTAAAGTTATAGCTAGAAGAACACCAGGATTTGTTGGAGCAGATCTTGCAAATCTTGTTAATGAAGCAGCTCTTCTTGCAGCAAGAAGAAACAAAGATAAAATAACCATGGAAGAGTTTGAAGAGGCAATTGATAGGGTGTTAGCTGGTCCTGAGAGGAGATCGAGGCTTATAAGTGAAAAGGAAAAGAGAATAATAGCTTACCATGAAGCAGGCCATGCTCTAGTTGCTAGGATGTTACCTGGGGTAGATCCTGTTCATAGGATATCTATAATACCAAGGGGACACGCTGCTTTGGGTTACACTCTTCAGCTGCCTACGGAGGATAGATATCTTACTACTAAAACAGAATTGCTCAATAGGATTGCTGTTCTGTTAGGAGGAAGGGTTGCAGAGAAAATTGTGTTTGGTGACGTTACTACAGGAGCCCAAAATGATTTGGAAAGGGCTACTGCAATAGCGAGGGAAATGATATGTGAATATGGGATGAGTGAAAGACTTGGACCGCTGACTCTTGGTAAGAAGCATAGACAGGTTTTCTTAGGTAAAGATATAGTGGAAGATAGAAACTATAGCGAGGAAGTTGCCTATGCTATTGATCAGGAAATTAGGCAGCTTATAGATAAGTGTTATTCGATGGCTGAAAAAGTTATCTTAGAAAACATGGATAAACTTAAAAGGTTAGCTGAAACTTTATTAGATGTGGAAGTGTTGGAGGGGGATGATATAGATAAAATACTTGAGGGGAGAGAGCTTAGAGAGGATGATGGAGCTATAAAGTCTTTAGAAGAAAAGGAGAAGAGTTTGGAGGAAGACGTATTAAAGCGTCCTACTGTTTTTCCTAAACCAGCATGA
- the tilS gene encoding tRNA lysidine(34) synthetase TilS, with protein sequence MLIDKVKKFIDEHRLFEKGEKVLVAVSGGIDSVVLLDLLVNLSPSYDFKLHVIHLDHGIRGLDSYEDALFVEKLALKYGLNFTIGRSDARLGRKGETLEESARKVRYSFFKRCLETVGANKIALAHNADDQVETVLMRIIRGTGPLGLCGMRPKTSFYVRPLLKVWRSEIEAYSSEKGLDYRTDITNYDPYYFRNRIRYLLLPILESYNPSIKEGLLRLSELMWMERDFVDSFIEAEFERSLLLQKEGEICFNSGALRANRFLFSEIIRRAIESLVGDFYGFSKEDIDSVWDKGKGVFNLPRQVVVKDDGEKICVFLRRQGEFLKREEWLFELNVPGVTKVPRGIIKAEYVSCFRKSTSEFEAFLDVDKLKFPLFVRNRKGGDRIQPLGMKGRKKLKKLFAEASIPIEERDEIPIVVDRDGDIVWVGGVKIAEKVKVDENSKRILHLVYLRGDSD encoded by the coding sequence ATGCTTATTGATAAAGTTAAAAAATTTATTGACGAGCATAGGCTTTTTGAAAAGGGAGAAAAAGTACTTGTAGCTGTTTCAGGAGGAATAGATTCGGTTGTTTTACTTGACCTTCTTGTAAATCTTTCCCCTTCTTATGATTTTAAGCTCCATGTAATTCACCTTGATCATGGTATAAGAGGACTAGATTCTTATGAGGACGCTCTTTTTGTCGAAAAGCTTGCCTTGAAGTATGGGTTAAATTTTACTATTGGAAGAAGCGATGCTCGGCTGGGTAGAAAAGGGGAGACTCTTGAAGAGTCAGCAAGAAAAGTTAGGTACAGCTTCTTTAAACGTTGTTTGGAAACTGTTGGCGCAAATAAAATAGCTCTTGCCCATAACGCGGATGATCAAGTTGAAACTGTACTGATGAGGATTATAAGAGGTACTGGTCCATTAGGTCTTTGTGGTATGCGTCCCAAGACCTCTTTCTACGTAAGGCCTCTTTTAAAAGTGTGGCGATCTGAAATAGAGGCTTACTCTTCAGAAAAAGGTCTTGATTACAGGACAGATATAACGAATTATGATCCTTATTATTTTAGAAATAGGATACGATATCTTCTTTTGCCTATATTAGAGAGTTATAATCCATCCATTAAGGAAGGCTTATTAAGGCTCTCTGAATTGATGTGGATGGAGAGAGATTTTGTCGATAGTTTTATTGAAGCAGAGTTCGAAAGGAGTCTTCTCTTGCAAAAAGAAGGGGAAATTTGTTTTAATTCGGGAGCATTACGTGCAAATAGGTTTCTTTTTTCGGAGATTATTAGAAGGGCTATAGAAAGCCTAGTAGGAGACTTTTATGGTTTTTCTAAAGAGGATATAGATAGTGTTTGGGATAAAGGAAAGGGAGTATTTAATCTGCCTAGGCAGGTTGTAGTCAAGGATGATGGGGAAAAGATATGTGTTTTTCTAAGGAGACAAGGAGAGTTTCTTAAGAGGGAAGAATGGCTTTTTGAACTTAATGTGCCTGGGGTAACTAAAGTACCTCGAGGTATAATAAAGGCTGAATATGTTTCCTGTTTTAGAAAGTCGACAAGTGAGTTTGAGGCTTTTCTTGATGTTGATAAATTGAAATTTCCTCTTTTCGTTAGAAATAGAAAGGGTGGTGACAGAATTCAACCGTTAGGAATGAAGGGCAGAAAGAAACTTAAAAAGCTCTTTGCAGAGGCTTCTATTCCTATTGAAGAACGAGACGAGATTCCTATTGTTGTTGATAGAGACGGAGATATTGTGTGGGTTGGAGGAGTTAAAATTGCTGAAAAAGTAAAAGTGGATGAAAATTCAAAAAGGATATTGCACCTTGTATACTTGAGAGGTGATTCTGATTGA
- a CDS encoding DUF6485 family protein, with protein sequence MKCINKEKNLQKCSCTYEPCSKKGICCECLKYHLSNRELPACFFPPDVEMTYDRSIERFLSIHKR encoded by the coding sequence ATGAAGTGTATAAATAAAGAAAAAAACCTGCAGAAGTGTTCTTGTACTTATGAGCCTTGTTCTAAGAAAGGAATTTGTTGCGAGTGTCTAAAATATCATTTGAGTAATAGAGAATTACCTGCTTGCTTTTTCCCTCCGGACGTTGAGATGACCTATGATAGGTCTATAGAGAGATTTCTTTCTATACATAAGAGGTGA
- a CDS encoding MATE family efflux transporter: MKIEINDFTEGKIVSHLILFSFPLIWGNFLQVFYNAVDSFWVGKFLGPRALAAVSVSFPLIFALVSLMMGISSATTTLVSQYFGAKKDEDLNKTIFSSLFLSVAIGVLITILGMIFKRSLLNIVNVPWDVFSLADVYFSICLLGFIPSFLYNIASAVLMGLGDSRTPVKILGYSTLLNIVLDPVFIFGLGPIPPMGIKGAAIATVISQAFSAFLCVSCIIKEKVLGLGGDSKVLTFREIKLLFRVGLPVGVQNLLISLGHVFLNALVNLFGSSVTAGFGAGVRVGSFAILPAMSVGIAVASLVGQNIGAGKEKRVREVVIWGSILGGGISFCVTVVALTFSSELISLFTTDQKVIEEGVTFLKYDALGYVLFAIIFVLGGVFRGAGDTLAVMVMTIISMWGVRIPLAAYLSLKTSMGVEGVWMAMPLGALTGLILQFLYYKLGLWRKRVIAVRSYGKES, encoded by the coding sequence ATGAAGATTGAGATAAATGATTTTACAGAAGGTAAGATTGTAAGTCACCTTATTCTTTTTTCCTTTCCTTTAATATGGGGGAATTTCCTTCAAGTTTTTTATAACGCTGTGGATAGCTTTTGGGTTGGTAAATTTCTGGGCCCCCGAGCATTGGCTGCTGTTTCTGTAAGTTTTCCTTTGATATTTGCGCTTGTTTCTTTAATGATGGGGATAAGCTCAGCTACTACAACGCTTGTTTCTCAGTATTTTGGAGCAAAAAAGGATGAAGATCTTAATAAAACTATCTTTAGTTCCCTCTTTTTGTCAGTAGCTATAGGAGTTTTAATAACGATTTTAGGAATGATTTTTAAAAGATCCCTGCTCAACATTGTAAATGTTCCTTGGGATGTATTTTCTCTTGCAGATGTTTACTTTAGTATATGTCTTTTAGGGTTTATTCCCTCTTTTTTATATAACATAGCAAGTGCAGTGCTTATGGGACTTGGTGATTCTAGGACTCCAGTTAAAATCCTTGGGTATTCGACGCTTCTTAATATAGTCTTGGATCCTGTGTTTATATTTGGTTTGGGTCCAATACCTCCTATGGGAATTAAGGGAGCGGCGATTGCAACAGTTATTTCTCAGGCATTTTCGGCATTTTTGTGTGTTAGCTGTATTATTAAAGAAAAAGTTTTAGGGCTTGGCGGTGATTCGAAAGTTTTAACTTTTCGTGAAATAAAATTGCTGTTCAGGGTAGGGCTTCCTGTAGGAGTCCAGAATTTGTTAATATCTCTGGGGCATGTATTTCTTAATGCTTTAGTCAATTTGTTTGGGAGTAGTGTAACTGCTGGTTTTGGTGCTGGTGTGCGTGTAGGTTCTTTCGCTATTTTGCCTGCTATGAGTGTAGGAATAGCTGTTGCTTCTCTTGTGGGGCAAAACATTGGTGCAGGTAAAGAAAAAAGAGTTAGAGAAGTAGTTATATGGGGTTCTATCTTGGGTGGGGGAATAAGTTTTTGCGTCACAGTTGTTGCTTTAACATTTTCATCTGAGCTTATATCCCTCTTTACGACTGATCAAAAAGTAATTGAAGAAGGGGTTACTTTTTTAAAATATGATGCTTTGGGATATGTGTTATTTGCAATTATTTTTGTTTTAGGCGGTGTGTTTAGAGGAGCAGGTGATACATTAGCAGTAATGGTTATGACGATTATTAGCATGTGGGGAGTAAGAATACCTTTAGCTGCTTATCTTTCTTTAAAAACTTCCATGGGGGTTGAAGGTGTATGGATGGCCATGCCCTTAGGGGCCTTAACCGGCTTAATCTTGCAATTCCTGTATTATAAACTTGGTTTATGGAGAAAGCGTGTAATAGCTGTTAGAAGCTATGGTAAAGAGTCTTGA
- a CDS encoding VIT1/CCC1 transporter family protein — MNEVGKLLIEFQKDEITQSLLYERIAKSLKDENKKILENMALDERDHYERLKKYTGRDVFPQKYKLLKFFLLWKVFGLTFVIKLMEKGEERAREGYRKILSYIPEINKIFHDEEKHEKELTNMIDEKRLKYVSSMILGVSDAIVELTGAVAGLTFAFQNSELVGAAGMITGIAASLSMSVSEYLSQKSELEEGKSPISAAVYTGFAYIIAVFFLVIPFFIFEKVFLALGLSLLNALLIIALFCFFVSVVKEEAFKRNFFEMALLSFSVAGVSFVIGALARKFLGIEI, encoded by the coding sequence ATGAATGAGGTAGGTAAGCTTCTTATTGAGTTTCAGAAAGATGAGATAACTCAAAGTTTGCTTTATGAAAGGATAGCGAAGAGCTTAAAGGATGAAAATAAAAAGATCTTAGAGAATATGGCTTTGGATGAAAGGGATCATTATGAAAGGTTGAAGAAGTATACAGGGAGAGATGTTTTTCCACAAAAGTATAAGTTGTTAAAGTTTTTCTTACTTTGGAAAGTTTTTGGATTAACTTTTGTTATAAAGCTTATGGAAAAAGGGGAAGAAAGAGCAAGAGAAGGTTATAGAAAAATTCTTTCTTATATTCCAGAGATAAATAAGATTTTTCACGATGAGGAAAAACATGAAAAAGAGCTCACAAATATGATTGATGAGAAAAGACTTAAATATGTTAGTTCTATGATTTTGGGTGTGAGTGATGCTATTGTAGAGCTTACAGGAGCCGTTGCGGGTTTAACTTTTGCCTTTCAGAATTCTGAGCTTGTTGGAGCAGCAGGGATGATAACAGGTATAGCTGCGTCTTTGTCGATGTCTGTATCTGAATATCTTTCCCAAAAAAGTGAGTTAGAGGAAGGGAAGAGCCCAATTAGTGCAGCTGTTTATACTGGTTTTGCTTATATAATTGCTGTTTTCTTCCTTGTTATACCCTTTTTTATTTTTGAGAAAGTATTTTTAGCTTTAGGGTTATCTTTGCTTAACGCTCTTCTTATAATAGCCCTTTTTTGTTTTTTTGTTTCGGTAGTTAAAGAAGAGGCTTTTAAAAGGAATTTTTTTGAAATGGCATTATTGAGTTTTTCTGTGGCTGGTGTTTCCTTTGTTATAGGAGCGCTTGCTAGAAAATTTTTGGGTATAGAGATATGA
- the hpt gene encoding hypoxanthine phosphoribosyltransferase codes for MRHYVGEILISREDIQKRVKELAEVISKDYEGKDPVFVGVLKGAIMFMADLLRNIPFSVYVDFMAVSSYGNSTETSGIVKIDKDLDTDIKGRHVLIVEDIIDSGLTLQYLLGLLSSRIPASLKVCALLSKPARRKVEIPIAYLGFNIPSEFVVGYGLDFAGRYRNLPDIRILRFEDQ; via the coding sequence TTGAGACATTATGTAGGTGAGATTTTGATTTCACGGGAAGATATACAAAAGAGGGTTAAAGAACTTGCTGAAGTTATATCTAAGGATTACGAGGGCAAAGATCCTGTGTTTGTTGGGGTTCTAAAAGGAGCAATAATGTTTATGGCAGATCTTTTAAGAAACATCCCTTTTAGTGTGTATGTAGATTTTATGGCTGTTTCAAGTTATGGTAATTCTACTGAAACAAGTGGGATAGTTAAGATAGATAAAGATCTTGATACAGATATAAAAGGAAGACATGTGCTTATAGTGGAAGATATCATAGATTCAGGTTTAACCCTTCAGTATTTGTTAGGTCTTCTTTCATCAAGAATACCTGCTAGCCTAAAGGTTTGTGCGCTTCTTAGTAAGCCAGCAAGAAGGAAAGTGGAAATCCCAATAGCCTATTTAGGGTTTAACATTCCTTCTGAGTTTGTAGTTGGATATGGGTTGGATTTTGCTGGTAGGTATAGGAATCTTCCAGATATACGTATTTTACGATTTGAAGATCAGTAA